The genome window GAACAGCTGAGTTTAGGCAGACAGAATGCAGTGGTTCCGGTGAAATTGTTACACAAATACCCAAAGGCTCTGAGGTTGTattgctgctttgctctgctcacCCACAGAAATGCAGTGGGGTTGGTTTCCTTCCACAAAATGGCCAGACCTCCAGCTCTCAATAAATGAGGATTTaaatcctgctggaaatgaCTGAGCCACCAGAGAAGTCCCAGgatcacagaataagctgagctagaagggacccaccaggatcatggagtccaactcctggccctgcacagaaccatCCCCAAGAGCCACCCTGTGCCCAAGAGTGTTGTCCAAAAGCTCCTTGGGCTCTGTCAGTGCAGCACAGATGAGAATTCCCAACCTGACTCTTCCATCTCAGTGTAAGAGCCAGCTTTGGCCTGTCCTCTGCGACAGGGAGGAGGACATTTTGTTATCCTCTTCCATTTTATTCTAAAGACCTCCTGTCTTCAGAATACAATAATAAAACAGATTCACTGCTCACTCCACACGTATACCAAGGAAGAGTTATGGCCCACAGAAAACGGATGTTCCTTGTttccctgccccaaaacccagcCTTTCCTGTGTCCCAAACCATGAGGGGATGAACATCTGGGAAGGAATTACTCTGCTGAGCAGGGTGTGCTCTGTCTCTGCCTAGATTGCCTCTGACTATGGAACAGATGAGtccatcacctccctgctggACAAGATGGATCTTTTCCTGCTGCCGGTCGCCAACCCTGATGGATTTGTGTACACTCACACCTTGGTGGGTCAGCGCTCTGGCTGAGCTCAGTGAGATTCCTGCTTCTTCCAAGGAAATAATAAACATGAGGGAAGGGGGCTCTGAAAGTTTTAATGCTGTGAGAGGAGTTACCAAAGGGTTGGGCAAACAAAGATCCTCATCACTTGTCTAACCCGTCCTAAACCCCTGTAAATACCCAGTTTTAGTAAATACATTTGATTTTTGACCATTGGCCCATCTTGGCAGTCAGAAGTACTCTTGGGATCATGGCTAGGATCAATCCCCCATGGATGGGCAGCAGTTTTGGTGCCAGCATGCAGATTTGCCCCCTTTTGAGCATTTCTCTGTTGTAGAATCGCATGTGGAGGAAAACCCGCTCCAAGATTCCCGGCAGCGTCTGCGTTGGAGTCGATCCCAACAGGAACTGGGATGCAGGTTTTGGAGGTAGGGATGAGGCTTCTGGATTCTGGATCCTGTTACACAGAACCAGCAGCTGCCTTTACAAAGGGGATTAAtcaccccagagcacagggTGAGGCAGCAttgtggaatcatggaatcacagaatggcttgggttggaaggacccaAAACATTATTTagttccactccctgccacGGGCAAAGCCACCTTTCATTATCCCAGGTtgttcccagccccatccaaccaTAGAATAGCCCCAGGAATGTGGATTCCTGGGttgctgggcagcctgttccaggtTGCATCATCTCAAAAGTGCATCCCTTGAGCATTCACACTCCATCACTGTTTGAGCATTTGTTTAAGGCCTTGCTttggctgcagccctgtcctTAGGAAAGCCCAGCTTTGTGGGGtctgccctgagctcccaggAATTCCACTCCTCACAGCTCTGTTCCCTCCTTGCACCACCAGGTCCTGGAGCCAGTAGCAATCCCTGCTCCGAATCCTACCACGGGCCCAGAGCCAACTCCGAGGTGGAGGTGAAATCTGTTGTTGACTTCATCAAGAATCATGGAAACTTCAAGGCCTTCCTGACCCTCCACAGTTATTCCCAGCTCCTGATGTATCCCTATGGATACAAATGCACCAGGCCAGACGATTATGCTGAGCTGGTGAGACAGCAGGACTTGGTTTTACCTTCCTCTCTTCTGTCCAGCTGCCTTTCTGTACTTTCCTTACTCTTCCCTAATGACAGCACCACAGCTGGAATAATATCTCTGAGGCAGTGTGGATCTCGCAACCATAATTCCAATGGGAAAGACTCTGGAGGTCTCTGTTCTAACCCTGTGCTGAAAGGGCTTTGGAGCCAGAGCCAATTTCAGTCCAAATTTGGATTGTTTTGATATTTCTAAAGAAGAATTCCACAGCTTTTTCAAGTTCATCCCAAAGTTTCCTTAATCTCATGGGGAATTTTTTTGTCCTAATACCTAAATGCAGTTCCCCTGTGGCAATTTGTtgccttttccccccttcacAAAGAacccagctctgttttccatCCAACCCCCATTACGTAGTTGAAGTGAGCCCAAAGTTGACCTTGGAGTATTGGAAGATCCCAACTGCCTTGGGAATTTCCAGTATCTCTTGAGCCTTCCCTTGACAAGCCAGTGAGATAAACACTGGATGAACACTTACAGAACCTGCTGGAAGTTAACTCACCTGCAGTGGCACCTCCCAGAaatgctgtgggagctgtggctgctgttggTGTGAATCACCTCCAAAGCAGTTTGGAGATTTCTGGTGAAATCCCAATGTTGAATCTCAGGAAGTGTGGCTGCTTCCTGACTTTCCCTTCATCTTCTCCCCTGCAGGAATctctgggaagagctgctgccagtTCCATCCGCTCCCTCTATGGCACCACCTTTCAAGTGGGCACCATTTGCAACACCATCTGTGAGTATTTGGCCACTCAGAGCttttggggctgtcccaggaCACCGATCCCTGTCCTCCCACAGGATGTGTCCCTGGTGGAAGCCACAGTGCCCCTGTGCAGTGACACCACCGGTCACACCTCAGACCTGACTGTTCCCATCCAAACCTCATCCTTGTTCCCCAAAATAACAACAGCAGAACAACAGAACTCCACCATTGCTCTGCTCCCCCTCTGCACcatctccctttcccttccagACCAAGCCAGTGGAGGCAGCATTGACTGGAGCTACGACAATGGGATCAAATATTCCTTTGCCTTCGAGCTGAGGGACACGGGGCGTTATGGATTCCTGCTGCCCGCCAACCAGATCGTCCCTGCTGCCAAGGAGACCTGGCTGGGCCTGAAGAAAATCATGGAGCACGTGAGGGACAAGTCCTcctgagagctgggctgggagtcagctctgcagcacagctcagaaacCCTCCATGATGGCTGTTGTGATAGAAAGGGCTGAATAAACCCCTGTGCATTGCCCACGTGGTGTTTGGCGCGTGTTCCTTGTGTGTGACACATCCCTGAGGAGATTTTGGGACACaaccctccctgcccaccatccagtgccaccctgccatggcagggacaccccccagtgtcccaggctgctccagccccagtgtccagcctggcctggggcactgcagggatgcaggggcagccccagctgctctggcaatcccagcccagccaggaattcctcattgccaagatcccatccctggctgccctctggcactgggagccattccctgggtgctgtccctgcaggccttggccccagtccctctgcagctctcctggagccccttcaggccctgccaggggctctgagctctccctggagccttctccaggctgaggagctggtgCAGAGGGCCTGGTGTTGACCAGCATTATCCAGGCTATGGAACTAAttaaaggaatttaatttcCCTTAACGAGCCTCAGGACCCTGCCAGGCCCCTGACCACTGTCCTCAAATGTACACCCTCATATATTTGGCTGCCCTTTTCTCCCTCCCACGTGTTCCCAGTGGACATGGTTGGAGGGAAGATGGAGATGGGAGGACACCTCCCCTGACCCAGCACCCGGTCCCTCAGGAGCCCCTCGCTCCATTTTCATCCTGCAAATTTCTTGGGGATTAAGAGCAAAGAGCTCCGGAGGCCCTGAAGGATCAGAGATtagctctggctgctgctgctgtggtgattATCGAGTCTAACAGGTTTATCTTGGTGTCTTGTGACCCCCCAGCAGCTGGTGAGTTACTCACCCTCGGGAGGCTGGCAGGAGAGCAAACAGCACTGATGTGTCCGATAAAACCCTGTGGACTCGGGCTCAGAGCTGttggcaggaaaaggggaaggtgCAGCTGAGGGAAGCAGCCCaaggggctgggtttgggttaAAAGCAGCTGTTTTGGAAAGCAAACCCATGCTTGGggcagccagtgctgcccttgtgtccctgtcccctctgctcaTGGCCTTAGCCAGTGGCGCCTGCTTCCCAAACTGACCCAGCTTTCCAAAATCCCATCCTGTGCCCCATGACTAAAAACCACTGATGGTAaatcccagggacagggcacacaGCTGGCTCTTGGACCTGGATGAGCTCTTGTCTTCAGAACAGCAACTGCAGAGCCCGAGGAGCCTCGGCTGGGAGTGTGGAACTGTGGCCTTGTCCTGGTGTGGAAGCTCATTCCAACCCTCCAGGGCTCGAGgcccctgtccctcctccctAAGTGCCTGGTGTGAGGAGAGCTCATCCAGGTCTGGAACCCTGACTCCAGAGAGATCTGGAGCCAGAGCAGTGGATGCCCCAGAGGAACAGGAGAGTGTGTGCCATGGTGGGGCAAGGAGGGAGATGGGCTGGAGATGACACAGGTCTGAGGTGGAGGGACCTAACAGGGACCTTCCCATCCCAAGGAAGGAGGGTACTGAGGAAACAGCCAAGCTCTTCACCACAGAGAGTGATGGGAGagacagcagccccagctggaatGAGGGAGAGCCAGGAGGGACATCAGGGAATTCTTTTCaccaggaggagaagcagcaggaccTGGTGCCAGCGGGGCCATGCAGCCTCCATCTCTGGAGGACTCCAAGATCCAACGAGGAGGGTCCTGGTGGGTCCCCAGAGCTGACCATGCCCCACCCAGGCATTGGACACAGACCTGCCAtggtcccttcccacctcaaGCACCCCATGATCCTGGAAGCCCCTCAGCAACAGCGCCAGTTCTGCATCACAAAGGCCCAAGAGACCCCAGCACCTTCCCACGGCACCTCCTGCTTCCGGTGCAGCCAGAACCCCCTGGATTCAATGGAGAAAACCATGGTCAGAGGATGTCAGCTGTAAAAACCTGCCCTGGGAGgtgcctgccagcctgggaacaCAGCCCAGGAACCAGGAGCATCCCTGACAAGCACGGTGGGAGCTCAGGGGCAGCGCAGATAAGGCCCAACAAAGGCCCTGCTGTAACCTGCAGAACAAAGACTCTGCTTTACCTGGGGAACAAAGACACCTCTGACAAAGTGACCTCCTGGGATAGCCCCACTCAGTGacagctgctcacagccactgcttacactgaaaacagaaaaataattcattttctaCCCAAAAATGAGCCTTTCTGTCTGAACATTACCCCAGGTGAGTGTCCTTGTGCACCTCTGAGCTCCACGACTTCCATCCGCTTTGAAGTGAGATTTCATCCACCACCAAGTGACCCCACTCCTGGGAATGGTTTGATGAATGATTTgaataatatattttacattctacctatctatctatctatctatctatctatctatatgCATAAACTAATTAATCATAAATAAATCTACGTTTAAATGCTTGCTTTTCCTGCAAGTAACTTTGTAGTAGCTTGTCATTACACATGCATTACTAATCATAATTATGATTGACTTACTCATAGCAATGTGTAATGAAGAAATCCATGGAAACAAAGAGGTGTTTccttgtggttttggggttcctgTGACCACGCCATCCCCACTGTCCCACGCCCGTGGGTTGGGAGCCGCCCGTGCCCACGGCAGCtcggggctgggagcagggacactcaTCCAGGACCCACTCACCGAGGGAGACGTTATCAGATCCTCCCTAATTTGGCTGCTCTTGTGTTGACTTTGCCAAATAAAGCAAACATTTGGGCTCTGGGAgcccttcctgcctgctctgtttgTCGCTGCCGACGCCGCGGGGGCGGCGGATGCGGCCCCGGTGAGGAGCTCCGGGAGGGACCCCGACCACCGAGGGGGttctgtctgtgctgggggctgtgctctgctcccacccaccATGGAGACCCTCCTGGTCTTCCTGGCCCTCCTGGGggtcagcagcactgagcagctcttCGTGGGGTGAGTCCTGCTGGGGCCGGGGGCGGTGGGACAccatggctgggatggggatggccCGTTCCCCACCACTGTCCCTCAGGGTCAGCCTGAAGGGTGGCATCCCAAAGGATGGAAATCCAACAGGGTTTTTGCCAACTGGGAAAGGTTTGGTTTCACCCCAGGGTTGGAGGGAGGTTTGGAGCAGGTAGAAATTAGGGAATGCTGAAGCCTGAGGGCATCGCTCCAAGCTTTGCCAGGGTGTGGAATCCCAGAGGATCAGGGGATGATGTGTAGGGCTCAAAGACGATGGCTGTGGAGCCATGCAAGGATTGTTGGGAATAAAAACCAAGGATTGCTGGGAATAACAGCCAAGGATTGCTGGGAATAACAGCCAAGGATTGCTGGGAATAAAAACCAAGGATTGCTGGGAATAACAGCCAAGGATTGCTGGGAATAACAGCCAAGGATTGCTGGGAATAACCAAGGATTTCTGGGGATAACACCGTGGGAAAGAACAAGATGTGTCTGGAAAAGGgaccctggggagggagggcagcactTTTCCAGGATGAGTGTCCTGgttgcagctcctgcagttAAGAACAGCACCAGTGCAGGAATGAGGGTGAGAAGGGGGCATGGAATATAGGGGGGGAGGTCAGGACAACCCAAAACTCCCAAAGCTTCCAGAAAGGTCTGAATGAATGGACTGGCAATGAGAACTAATTTGTAGAGAAAGTGGGAATTCCATGTTGGGAGTAGGGAAAATTTATCCATTAAAAAGTACCCTCAGAGACATCCCACCAGCTGGACTGACACTGGAGCCAGAGCTGGTGCTCTCACGGCCCAGGGAAcagatggagctgtgccaggggggtttaggttggatagcaggaaaGGCTCCTGATCCAGAGcatgctggcactgctcaggctccccagggaatggtcacattcccaaggctgccagagctccaggagcatttggacaacgCTCTCaaggacagggtgggattgttggggtgtctgggcagaGCCTGAAGTGGGATTTGATCCTTATGggccccttccagctcaggatattctgtgatgtGGCTGACCCACCTTCCcccctgctttccttcctcctgggaCACAATGAGGCGTTGAGGGATCCATCCAGGATCCCATCACTCTCCTCCAGGCAGGGGGTGGCTGTGAGCCAAGACTGTCCAGGGAAtgtcagggctgctccctgaTTTTGGAAAAATCACAAGGATTTAATGCCTGCCTGAGTTCCCCAGGCACAGAATGGAAATTGTGATCACCCTGGGGAGCTGGTTAAACTGAAAAATGGGAGTTAAGAGGATGAAAAGGACGAAAGGGAAAAGGTGAAGGAATTTTGTGCCATTCTGGGAGCAGCTTTaagcactgcccagcaggagAGGTTGGAGGTAGAGGATTGATCCGAGATGAGAAAACCTCTGTCCCACAGAACACTTCCTCCTGtccaggggctgtgcctgtccttgggaagcccagccaggctggactgggACCTCTGCTAGGGAATACATCCATAGACATAGAACATACCCATGGGAGATATTCCCCAACATCTTGGGAGCTGATCAAACAAGGCTGGAGTTCATCTCAGACCCCCAGCACTTGCTCTTTTCCCATCATGGCTGCTCTgaacatgcattttttttctctcacacCAACAATTGATGCATCTTCCAACCCTCCGAGCTGGTGTGGAGCTTCCCCAGCCTCCCCCCAGGCCAGAGTCCCCTCCCTGTGacccctctgcctccctgcagggaccAGGTCCTGCGTGTCACGGCCAGGAACGAGGAGCACATCACCCTGCTCAGGGTGCTGGGcgagcaggaggagctgcaggtgagctCCGAGGGGTCCTGGGCACCCCCTGGTCACAGACCCAGGTGAATCCAGGGCTCCCTCCTTCTTTTGCCATCCtatcctttttcccccccattttggAGATGTACAATTTAGAACCATATAAATGTGAATTTAACCTGGGGATCCTTGAGCTCAGAGCTCCTGTTTTGTATGAACTGGGAACATCCCACAAATACTCCCTCAGACAACTTGGGCTGGAACATTTCTGTAAATCCCTATCCAGACTGTGGCCCAAAATGTGCccaaaaacctttttaaatCCTTCGTGGAACTTCCTGTGAGacccctggaggtgctggggagcTCAGTGGATGAGCACCAGCACAGGATGGGGCTGAGTTCTCCCTTTCAGCTCAACTTCCTCTTCCCAGGTGGATTTTTGGCGTCACCCCAACAGCCTTGGCCACCCCGTGGACCTGCGGgtgcccttccccagcctccAAGGAGTCAAAAAATTCCTGGTGTCCCATAATTTTTCCTACAGCATCATGATCGAGGACGTGCAGGTAATGGCTATGACAGGAACAGgatgagctcctgcagctcagccctgagagAAAGCCCAAAAGTTGGAAATCAAGCAGAAAAATCCAAccccctcctccttccagcctttttgatcttggggtttttttgcctcctAACCAGGAATTATTggatgaagaaaaggaaagcatgAGGAGGTCTAGGAGGGTAAAGAGAAGCTCCAGGATGTTTGATTTCGCCTCCTACCACACCATAGATGAGGTACCTTTCTCTGCAGAGCATTGGCTTTGTCCTGCTGGGGTCACATCCATGTGGTGAAGGTCGTGGTGAGTTCTTGGTGACAGGTGAGACCTCCCTGGGACACGTTTCTCCTCCTTGCTGGAGCTTTCAGCTGAGATGGGAGACTGGGAAACCTTCCACATCCAGCATGGCCACTCCTGGAACCACTTCTACCCTGTGGAAGACATTTTCAGCTTCACTTTGGGGATGCTTGGAGCCCAGTTTGAGACTGGTGTGGGCTGTGGTGGTGTTGGGGGGGGGTCTTAGAACTTTTCTCCTCACCATTCATTCTACTTTTCCAAAAATGTTGTGAGGTGCCTTTCCCTGCTCgcacagagccccaggcacCTCATGTTCTCCAGGGAAGCACGAGGTCCTCTCCAGGGGAGTCCCAGGtctccagggaagcagcagatcTTCCCCAGGGAAGCTCTGCTTGTTGCATCTGGTGCTGGACAGCCTCAAAAGCAAAAGGTGAGCACCAGGCTGAGCctcctgagccagcagctcctccttgcaGATCTATGAGTGGATGGATGTCCTGGTGGAGGAGCATCCCAGCCTGGTCAGCAAGGTCCAGATGGGGCAGAGCTACGAGCAGCGGCCTCTGTACGTGCTGAAGGTGGGTCCTGGGGCAGCCTGGCCTGAAAATGCCCCTCAGCGTGAGAGGttgtgccagggcagcctcaggcTGCAATCAGCAGCAATTTCCCCGTGGAAAGgggctcaggctgcccagggagctttggagtgcccatccctggaggtgtctgaGGAACTCCTgcaggtggcactcagggctctgggctgggcacaagGTGGGCACGGGGCACAGGGTGGATTCCATGATCCTGGAGggtttttccagcctcagtgatccCACGGTTCCGCACAGTTCAGCACCGGGGGATCGAACCGCCCGGCCATCTGGCTGGACACCGGCATCCACGCGCGGGAATGGATCACCCAAGCCACCGGTGTCTGGACAGCCAACAAGGTCACCTTGGGATCACCTGGGACGTGGGACCCCAATTCTTACCCCGCATCTGTCCCACCCCTCATCTCCAAGGGGCAccggggcagctcctgctcctctccatgCACAGATCGCCAAGGAATACGGGCAGGACCCCTCTGTCACGGCCATCCTGGACAGCATGGACATCTTCCTGGAGATTGTCACCAACCCCGACGGCTTTGCCTTCACCCACAGCTCCGTGAGTGCGGGGACACCACGGGGGGATCTCGTCCCAGCGCTGTCCCCAGCCACAGCTGTCCGTGGGTTTTGGGTGGGGAGGGATGTTCCTCCCTGCGGGGCGGTGAGTGGAGATCCCTGGAGATGCTTGGGCAGGGATTGGGATTCACATCCCTGTTCTCTGAGTGGAGTCCCTGGAGATGCTTGGGCAGGGACCGGGATTCACATCCCTGTTCTCTGAGTGGAGATCCCTGGAGATGCTTGGGCAGGGATTGGGATTCACATCCCTGTTCTCTGAGTGGAGATCCCTGGAGATGCTTGGGCAGGGATTGGGATTCACATCCCTGTTCTCTGAGTGGAGTCCCTGGAGATGCTTGGGCAGGGACTGGGATTCACATCCCTGTTCTCTGAGTGGAGATCCCTGGAGATGCTTGGGCAGGGACTGGGATTCACATCCCTGTTCCAGTGTCCTCTCCGTGTGCTCCCAGAACCGCCTGTGGCGCAAGACCAGGTCCATCAACGCTGGATCCCGCTGCGTGGGAGTGGATCCCAACAGGAATTGGGATGCTGGGTTTGGAGGTGAGACCTTGGCCACCAGGTCCCCACGCCAGGCATTGTTTGTGCCTCAAAACATCAAAACTTTCTGCTAGAGTGGAGAAACGCAGGGATGGAACCCCTTCCCGAGGGATCCTCTCTGgatctcctcctccccctgctccaggtgctggctccagcagcaatCCCTGCTCTGAGGTCTATCATGGCCCTCACGCCCACTCCGAGAGGGAAGTGAGAGCCATCGTGGATTTCATCCGCGCCCACGGGAACGTCAAATCCGTCATCTCCATCCACAGCTACTCCCAGATGCTGCTCTTCCCCTACGGATACAGGAGGGCGCCCGCGCCCGACCACCAGGAAATGGTGAGGTGGCCCCAAAACGTGGGGCTGGGACCACCTGGCAAAGTCAGGCAGAGCATCCCAGGAGCTCCCCCGCTCCTCTCATTAGATGCAACCCGAATATCAAACCCCTGCTTCGGGGTTCTGGAGGAGGGTGGTTGTGAGATGCACCTCAATCATCAAAAATTAAAGGTTTTGGGGAAAACTTAGAGCAGAAGGGATGGGGAATGATGGGCTTTAGATCCCCGTGCCCTGTGATCCACCAGATCGCACCACTTTTGGTGGTTCCTTTGCAGAATGAACTGGCCAAGAAGGCCGTGAGCGACTTGGCCGCCGTGTTCGGGACAAAATACACCTACGGCAGCATCGCCAACACCATCTGTGAGTGTCCCTCCCTCATCCTGCAGCAAATCCCTCGGGAATGGGCTCCCAcctgggctcctctccctgcagacaTGGCAGGAGGCACCACCATCGACTGGGCCTATGACAACGGGGTGAAATATTCCTTCACCTTGGAGCTGAGGGACTCGGGGCGCTACGGattcctcctgcccagctcgCAGATCGTCCCCACTGCCACCGAGACGTGGCCGGCGCTCCTGGACATCATGGTCCACGTCCTGGAGCATCCATACTGACCCCAGCACCTCCCCCAGCATTCCCTCCTCTCAATAAATCCTCATGGACATTCAGTGGTTTCAGGCACCCTCGTTTTTTTCATGCTAATCTCCaaagaaaggctggaaaaggactCCCAGTCCTGCAGGTGTTGATTTTCCCCTTGTGACTTTGGCTCAAAGTCCCCATCCTCCGGAGCCAACAGCCAGCATGGGAGGagatgggggttttttgggcaAGCGACCCCAAATTTGTGGGGTTTTGAGCAGCTTTGCTCCATCATCCCTTCCCAGAGGGCTACAAGGAGGGACATGGGGTACCCTCAGGgtatttgctgtttatttttggCTACTGGGACAACTGTCACCTGCTCTGACCTCTGTCCTGAGCCAAGCTTTACATCACTTTCCTCAGCCAAATTTTAAACCAGTTTCCCCACCGCTGTGGTGGGGAGGATGCAGCTCACCAAGCCCCAAgtgaaaatctgcattttgtgCATTCTCAACCCAAATTgatcctttccctcccctcagctggtgctggaggcTGTGGGATTTTGGCACCTCCCGGTCTCACCTTGCTGGCAGCTGACTCACCAGGGCCCCAGCCGGTTCCTGGGACAGGTTTGGCCAGGAGTGCctgcatggggacagcagggcctgACCTTGGCTGGTGGCAGCCACAGCCTTCCCAGGGCCCTGGGAAAAGGGACAGCTggaggggccgggctggggccaGCATCCCATGGGATATAAGAggccccagggcactgctgggatgtgAGACCGGCTGTCCCTGCTGACCATGAGGCTCCCCgtgctcctggctgccctggtG of Molothrus ater isolate BHLD 08-10-18 breed brown headed cowbird chromosome 5, BPBGC_Mater_1.1, whole genome shotgun sequence contains these proteins:
- the LOC118697921 gene encoding carboxypeptidase A2-like codes for the protein MKLILIFSALIGASLCLETFVGHQVLRVKTKNEEEVKQLQLLESLEHLELDFWINPSAPALPVDVRIPAGSVQSVKAFLESQGIEYSILIEDLQDVLDKERQDMAESAQRQRSTGSFDFSAYHTLDDINAELDHLASEYSFVEKIQIGESYEKRPLYVLKFSTGGSNRPAIWLDAGIHSREWVTQASALWIANKIASDYGTDESITSLLDKMDLFLLPVANPDGFVYTHTLNRMWRKTRSKIPGSVCVGVDPNRNWDAGFGGPGASSNPCSESYHGPRANSEVEVKSVVDFIKNHGNFKAFLTLHSYSQLLMYPYGYKCTRPDDYAELESLGRAAASSIRSLYGTTFQVGTICNTIYQASGGSIDWSYDNGIKYSFAFELRDTGRYGFLLPANQIVPAAKETWLGLKKIMEHVRDKSS
- the LOC118697922 gene encoding carboxypeptidase A1-like, which gives rise to METLLVFLALLGVSSTEQLFVGDQVLRVTARNEEHITLLRVLGEQEELQVDFWRHPNSLGHPVDLRVPFPSLQGVKKFLVSHNFSYSIMIEDVQELLDEEKESMRRSRRVKRSSRMFDFASYHTIDEIYEWMDVLVEEHPSLVSKVQMGQSYEQRPLYVLKFSTGGSNRPAIWLDTGIHAREWITQATGVWTANKIAKEYGQDPSVTAILDSMDIFLEIVTNPDGFAFTHSSNRLWRKTRSINAGSRCVGVDPNRNWDAGFGGAGSSSNPCSEVYHGPHAHSEREVRAIVDFIRAHGNVKSVISIHSYSQMLLFPYGYRRAPAPDHQEMNELAKKAVSDLAAVFGTKYTYGSIANTIYMAGGTTIDWAYDNGVKYSFTLELRDSGRYGFLLPSSQIVPTATETWPALLDIMVHVLEHPY